In the Ruminococcus sp. OA3 genome, one interval contains:
- a CDS encoding alcohol dehydrogenase catalytic domain-containing protein, producing MEAIVFGEIGKFEYTQRPEPVIRNADDVKIKILAASICGSDVHILADPPGIAANTGIILGHECVGEVVDMGEGVTGFSAGDHVILDNNLTCGICPFCRSGHSNMCINMRSMGSGIDGVFCEYAVVPEYAVAKIPKDTDIRKAVFAEPMNCVMSAVKKLDVVLGCTAVVLGGGPIGLIFSEFLKKSGAGRVIISEVSESRSSYAGANGADRVINPVKEDLREEIWKETDALGADIVIDAVGCLMKDAISIIRPAGTILLFGLNANARADIAQNDITIKDVTILGNYIAVNALEDVANTLKNDLMDFTDMITHELPLKDFGVGLEAIRKGEAMEVVLYPGRLSSDKSNGGGMNESSSF from the coding sequence ATGGAAGCAATTGTATTTGGCGAAATCGGTAAATTTGAGTATACGCAGCGTCCGGAGCCTGTGATCCGTAATGCTGACGATGTAAAAATAAAGATACTTGCTGCGAGCATCTGCGGGTCTGACGTTCACATTCTTGCGGATCCGCCGGGGATAGCGGCAAATACCGGGATTATTCTCGGACATGAATGTGTGGGTGAGGTTGTTGACATGGGAGAGGGGGTTACCGGTTTTTCTGCAGGGGATCACGTGATTCTGGATAATAACCTGACCTGCGGTATCTGTCCGTTCTGCCGGTCAGGACATTCGAATATGTGTATCAACATGCGTTCCATGGGATCAGGCATAGACGGCGTATTCTGTGAATATGCGGTGGTCCCGGAGTACGCTGTGGCAAAAATACCAAAGGATACTGACATACGGAAGGCGGTTTTTGCTGAGCCGATGAACTGCGTGATGAGTGCGGTCAAAAAGCTTGATGTTGTGTTGGGATGTACGGCTGTCGTTCTGGGCGGCGGTCCGATTGGACTGATTTTTTCAGAGTTTCTGAAAAAAAGCGGGGCCGGAAGGGTTATCATCTCAGAGGTTTCAGAGTCGCGCAGTTCCTACGCTGGCGCCAATGGGGCAGACCGTGTCATCAATCCTGTAAAAGAAGACCTGCGGGAAGAAATATGGAAGGAGACGGACGCACTCGGTGCTGATATCGTAATTGATGCGGTGGGATGCCTTATGAAAGATGCGATCAGCATCATACGGCCTGCCGGAACCATACTCTTATTCGGCCTGAACGCAAATGCACGTGCTGACATTGCGCAGAATGATATCACCATAAAGGATGTTACCATCCTTGGAAATTATATTGCGGTAAATGCCCTGGAGGATGTGGCAAATACGCTGAAGAATGATTTGATGGATTTTACAGATATGATTACTCATGAACTGCCGCTGAAAGATTTTGGAGTCGGACTGGAAGCAATCAGGAAGGGTGAAGCCATGGAGGTCGTTCTTTATCCGGGCAGATTAAGCAGTGATAAATCGAATGGAGGCGGCATGAATGAAAGCAGCAGTTTTTGA